Proteins encoded within one genomic window of Leptospira stimsonii:
- the infB gene encoding translation initiation factor IF-2: MEDKNKTIKETLQGAADAGKRKKLIIKKKGDEAPSSPSASASPKKETTAESSAPSKPVTPLPPRGDSGQSPIVRQAPSSQREVKNEESPRRQQDSHHGSPQRPPRDPQGQAGDSSNPPSPSPFQKEDSSIIVSRPIARPAPRPNSGGGYQGNRGPGQGGGYQGGGGYQGSRPPGQGGGYQGNRGPGQGGGYQGSRPPGQGGGYQGNRGPGQGGGGGYQGNRGPGQAPGPGNRFGGSGPGNRSGGPGGRPMPITSAEVELSQARGAAGASKKKGHDKEKSSSDKRDFSGAENTKFFKQRFKKSKVVGISGISVPKEITILENVQVGELAKKMNLKPGDVIGKLMKMGMMVTINNIIDAETAGLLADEYGCKVKVVSLYEETIIEEEKDSPEDYINRPPVVTIMGHVDHGKTKLLDTIRTSSVIDTESGGITQHIGAYQVRTARGLITFLDTPGHEAFTSMRARGAKVTDIVVLVVAADDGVMPQTLEAISHAKAAEVPIIVAINKIDLPTANPDKIMQELANHGLQTEEWGGQTMYAKISARENIGIDKLLEMILLQAEVMDLKANPKRKAKGTIIEAKLDPGRGSVATVLIQNGTLRVGDPFVAGIFSGRVRAMYNDHGQAIEEAGPAFPAQVTGIDGVPDAGAPFDAMADEKEARNISQHRIEFERIGNAGAAAGSASKVTLENMNEFIKQGALKELKVIIKADVRGSAEAIKESLEKLSTPEVKLNVIQSGAGAIVDMDVMLASASNALIIGFHVRANPKTIALAEKEQVQIKYYNIIYQVVDEIKLAMEGLLEPEKIEEVIGTAEIREIFKVSKVGNIAGCMVTSGKIAKSANVRVISDGVLKFDGKLKSLKRVKDDVNDVVSGFECGIQVDGFNDFKSGDIIEAYNVTVIKRKLE; this comes from the coding sequence ATGGAAGATAAAAATAAGACGATCAAGGAAACGCTCCAGGGCGCGGCGGATGCGGGAAAACGCAAGAAGCTGATCATTAAGAAGAAAGGGGACGAAGCACCTTCGTCACCTTCCGCCTCTGCATCTCCTAAAAAAGAAACGACGGCAGAATCCTCTGCTCCGTCCAAACCGGTGACACCGCTTCCTCCAAGGGGGGATTCCGGTCAATCGCCGATTGTTCGTCAGGCGCCTTCTTCTCAAAGAGAAGTCAAAAACGAAGAGTCTCCGAGAAGACAACAAGATTCGCATCACGGTTCTCCGCAGAGACCACCTCGCGATCCTCAGGGACAAGCAGGAGATTCTTCCAATCCTCCGTCCCCATCTCCTTTTCAAAAAGAAGATTCCAGCATTATCGTATCTAGGCCGATCGCAAGACCGGCCCCTCGTCCGAATTCGGGCGGAGGTTATCAAGGCAATCGTGGACCAGGACAAGGTGGCGGTTACCAAGGCGGAGGCGGCTATCAAGGTAGTCGTCCCCCGGGACAAGGTGGTGGTTACCAAGGCAATCGCGGACCAGGACAAGGTGGAGGTTACCAAGGTAGTCGTCCCCCGGGTCAAGGTGGTGGTTACCAAGGCAATCGCGGACCGGGTCAAGGCGGGGGTGGCGGTTACCAAGGCAATCGTGGTCCAGGACAAGCCCCCGGACCGGGAAACCGTTTTGGCGGCAGTGGTCCAGGAAATCGTTCCGGCGGGCCGGGCGGACGTCCGATGCCGATTACTTCCGCGGAAGTGGAACTCTCTCAAGCAAGAGGTGCCGCCGGCGCGAGTAAGAAGAAGGGACACGACAAAGAGAAATCCTCCTCCGATAAGAGGGATTTTTCCGGCGCAGAGAACACCAAATTCTTCAAGCAGAGATTCAAAAAGTCGAAGGTTGTCGGAATTTCCGGAATCTCCGTTCCTAAAGAAATTACTATATTAGAAAATGTTCAAGTAGGCGAACTCGCCAAAAAGATGAACCTGAAACCGGGAGACGTCATCGGAAAACTCATGAAGATGGGAATGATGGTGACGATCAACAATATCATCGACGCGGAAACCGCTGGCCTTTTGGCTGATGAATACGGTTGTAAGGTGAAAGTCGTTTCCCTCTACGAAGAGACGATCATCGAAGAAGAGAAAGACAGTCCTGAAGATTATATCAATCGTCCTCCGGTCGTTACCATCATGGGTCACGTCGACCACGGTAAGACCAAATTGTTGGATACGATTCGTACCAGTTCCGTGATCGACACCGAGTCGGGTGGAATCACACAGCATATCGGTGCGTATCAAGTAAGAACCGCAAGAGGACTCATTACATTCTTAGATACCCCGGGTCACGAAGCCTTTACTTCGATGAGAGCACGCGGAGCTAAGGTTACGGATATCGTAGTTCTCGTGGTTGCCGCAGACGACGGGGTGATGCCTCAGACTCTCGAGGCGATCAGTCACGCGAAAGCGGCTGAAGTTCCGATCATTGTTGCGATCAACAAGATCGATCTTCCTACCGCAAATCCGGATAAGATCATGCAAGAATTGGCCAACCATGGACTCCAAACGGAAGAATGGGGTGGGCAAACGATGTATGCCAAAATCTCCGCGAGAGAAAATATCGGCATCGACAAACTTTTAGAAATGATTCTTCTGCAAGCGGAAGTGATGGACCTCAAAGCCAATCCAAAACGGAAAGCGAAAGGAACCATCATCGAAGCTAAACTCGATCCGGGTCGTGGATCCGTTGCGACGGTTCTCATTCAGAACGGAACGTTACGCGTTGGCGATCCTTTCGTCGCCGGAATTTTCTCCGGTCGTGTTCGGGCGATGTACAACGATCACGGTCAGGCGATCGAAGAAGCGGGACCTGCGTTCCCGGCTCAGGTGACCGGTATCGACGGAGTACCTGACGCAGGAGCTCCTTTCGATGCGATGGCGGATGAAAAAGAAGCCAGAAATATTTCTCAACACAGAATCGAATTCGAAAGAATCGGAAACGCCGGCGCGGCGGCCGGATCCGCTTCAAAAGTCACTCTTGAGAATATGAACGAGTTCATCAAACAAGGCGCTTTGAAGGAACTCAAGGTCATCATCAAGGCGGACGTTCGCGGTTCTGCGGAAGCGATCAAAGAATCTTTGGAAAAACTTTCCACTCCGGAAGTGAAGCTGAACGTGATCCAATCGGGAGCCGGTGCGATCGTGGATATGGACGTGATGCTTGCCTCCGCTTCGAACGCTCTGATCATCGGTTTCCATGTTCGTGCAAATCCGAAGACGATCGCTCTTGCGGAAAAAGAACAGGTTCAGATCAAGTATTACAATATCATCTATCAAGTTGTGGATGAAATCAAACTCGCGATGGAAGGACTTCTCGAACCCGAAAAGATCGAAGAAGTCATCGGAACCGCGGAGATCAGAGAAATTTTCAAAGTCTCTAAGGTCGGAAACATCGCCGGTTGTATGGTTACTTCCGGAAAGATCGCGAAGTCTGCGAACGTCCGTGTGATCAGCGACGGCGTTCTCAAGTTCGACGGGAAACTCAAATCTCTCAAACGGGTCAAAGACGACGTCAACGACGTGGTTTCCGGATTCGAGTGCGGGATTCAAGTGGACGGGTTTAACGATTTCAAATCCGGAGATATCATCGA